AATTAAAGAGAACTCCTCAGGCCCCTTCCCTTTCACGACCTGCTGACAAGCTGGTACGATGTCAGACTGTGTCAATTAGTCTTCATGCTAAGAGGCACGCTTTCCACTGTTTTGGTATTGGGGGCCAGCAGTCACTTTTCAGTGTCCAACTCTGAAAATGTGAAGTTGGAGAGAAAGTGGTAATGTGTCCATCTGCTGGAAGCATGCCAGGGACCTCATAGGACAGGTACCTGCTCAGGCAGAGCAGGAAGCATTGTTAataacaccccccacccctgcttctaGAACAGACAGAAGCCTCGGGTGAAAGGGACCATTCCAACTTTAGTATAATAGTCCTCTTCCTGCCACAATGTCTGCGGCCCTTTATTAATTCAAGACAGTATTGTGCCATTCCAAAAGAACAACTAGACAATTGGCATATTTCCAGGAAGGGATAATTCTTTTTCTTCGGTTACatttgttggactgcagcctctGGTCCATGAAAATATCCTAGCAGTCAACTTCAACctccataattttttatttatgtctttctttccaaCCTGCACACATTCCCTCAAAAATGTCTACTCTGCTGATTATCCTTTAAAATATGTTCCAATGAATTAACTTACACTAGTGCAGTGGTTTCTCAACCTAATGTCTATATTTGAAGCAAATGAGAATATGTTGAAGAGGAGGACTAGGAGATAAGGTATGTAGCAATGCCCTTCATACGCAAGGGCAAAACCACCTACCACTCCCAGCCTCATCTGTGACAGTCAAGTACATCTAGTACTGCAAACTGCAACTTGGCTCCAGTTGGAAAAGACTTTGATAATGCTTTGACGAAAACCTGTGTATTATGATGCCCCTCCCAAGGTAGCTAATGAAGATGATACAAATCAAAGGAATAAATGTCTCCATGTTtacacaaaagacccaggataacCAAAAACAATCCTGGATAATAAAAACACTGTTGGGAGTACCATCATTCCAGATTTTAAGTTATACtgcagaactatagtaataaaaacagcatggtactggcataaaagcaGACTCACTGATCAATGAAATAGAACTGGGGACTCCCATAAAAAACAACACTCTTATAACCAACtgatttttgtgcatgtgtgtgaagagaacaacacatattgaggaaatgacagcatcttcaatGAAGGCTGCTGATCAAACTGGATAATTACATACAGAAGAATGAAACTTGATCTTCATTTCTCAGTcttcacaaaactcaactctaaatggatcaaggATACAACATAAGACTTGATACCTTGAATATGATGTGGGGGGAATAAGGAAGATGCTTGAGCATACAGacataggaaaagactttctgagaaGGGTCCTGTTAGCCAGGCATGAAGATGAAGAGTGACAAATGGTACCACTAAAAAACTTCTGTACAGCAAAAGACAACATCATTCAAGTGAAgaggcaacctacagaatgggggGAAAAATACGTAATTGCTATACGTCTGAGGGCTAGTGTATAGAATATAAGAAGCCACTCAAAActaaacatcaacaaaacaatCAACCTAATTTAAAATTGGGGCATAGAGCTCTCGCCAGGAGTCCTCCTTGGAGTGACATCATCTTTAAACCCTGCGTGGCAATCCCTGACGCACCGCCGTGATGCCCAGGGAAGACAGGGCGACCTGGAAGTCCAACTACTTCCTTAAGATCATCCAACTTTTGGATGATTACCCAAAATGCTTCATTGTGGGATCAGACAATGTGGGCTCCAAGCAGATGCGGCAGATCTGCATGTCCCTGCGAGGGAAGGCTATGGTGCTGATGGGCAAGAACACCATTATGCGCAAGGCCATCGGGGGCACCTGGAGAACAACCCAGCTCTGGAGAAACTGTTACCTCATATCCGGGGTAATGTGGGCTTTGTGTTCACCAAGGAGGACCTCACTGAGATTAGGGACATGCTGCTGGCCAATAAGGTGCCGGCTGCTGCCCATGCTGGTGCCATCGCCCCGTGTGAGGGCACTGTGCCAGCCCAGAACACTGGTCTGGGGCCAGAGAAGACCTCCTTCTTCCAGGTTTTAGGTATCATCATTAAAATCTCCAGAGGCACCATTGAAATTCCAAGTGATGTGCAGCTGATAAAAACTGGAGACAAAGTAGGTGCCAGTGAAGCCACACTGCTGAACATGCTGAACATCTCGCCCTTCTCCTTTGGGCTGATCATCCAGCAGGTGTTCAACAACCGCAGCATTTACAACCCGGAAGTGCTCGACATCCCAGAGCGGACTCTGCACTCCTGCTTCCTGGAGGGTGTCCGAAATGTTGCCAGTGTTTGTCTGCAGATTGGTTACCCGACTGTTGCCTCAGTGCCGCACTCTATCATCAATGGGTACAAGCGGGTTCTGGCTTTGTCTGTGGAGACTGAGTACACCTTCCCACTTGCTGCAAAGGTCAAGGCCTTCTTGGCTGATCCATCTGCATTTGTGGCCGCCAccactgctgctcctgctgctgctgcagccccaGCCAAGGCTGAAGCCAAGGAAGAGTCGGAGGAATCAGATGAGGATATGGGATTTGGTCTAAGGCCCTCAAAACAACCAATTCAGCCAGCTTAATTTGAGAAAcgtggaaataaataaaagctacttctgttaaaaaaaaaattggggcaTAGAACCAAGgatagagttttttttaaaaaaaaaaaaaacaaaactgacacAGGatctggagaaatgtctcagtggttaagagcattggctgttcttccagggaactcggttcaattcccagcacccacgtgatgaCTTACAGCAGTTTCAAGGGACAGGATCTCTTCCTCTGGCCTTCTTCTGGTGCATAGATATACGcataagcaaaacacccataaaaacaaaataaatcttattttctttaaaaaaagaagaagaaaaatgagaggcGGGgagaaatacaaataagaaatatccttagccatcaaggaaatgcaaattaaaactaactTGAGATTTCACCTGACTCCAGTAAGAATGACTAagactttagaaaagaaaacaagacaacagAGGCTAATGTGGGTGTGGAGAAAAGGAGAACCTCACCCCTGAGAAGTTACCCATGCTCAGGAGGTAACCCTACCCCCATGTACATCCTGGCAGCACTAGGTGGGCTCCAtggatttaaaaacataaaacatgaagttgggagtgaTAAATTATGGGGGAATATGGGAAAGAATTGGAGGGGAAAGAATgggggtagatttgat
The sequence above is drawn from the Peromyscus leucopus breed LL Stock chromosome 1, UCI_PerLeu_2.1, whole genome shotgun sequence genome and encodes:
- the LOC114699884 gene encoding LOW QUALITY PROTEIN: 60S acidic ribosomal protein P0-like (The sequence of the model RefSeq protein was modified relative to this genomic sequence to represent the inferred CDS: inserted 1 base in 1 codon), encoding MPREDRATWKSNYFLKIIQLLDDYPKCFIVGSDNVGSKQMRQICMSLRGKAMVLMGKNTIMRKAXRGHLENNPALEKLLPHIRGNVGFVFTKEDLTEIRDMLLANKVPAAAHAGAIAPCEGTVPAQNTGLGPEKTSFFQVLGIIIKISRGTIEIPSDVQLIKTGDKVGASEATLLNMLNISPFSFGLIIQQVFNNRSIYNPEVLDIPERTLHSCFLEGVRNVASVCLQIGYPTVASVPHSIINGYKRVLALSVETEYTFPLAAKVKAFLADPSAFVAATTAAPAAAAAPAKAEAKEESEESDEDMGFGLRPSKQPIQPA